A single Anabrus simplex isolate iqAnaSimp1 chromosome 10, ASM4041472v1, whole genome shotgun sequence DNA region contains:
- the LOC136882158 gene encoding cuticle protein 21.3: MKVLVVLCAVVVVSMAKPGYLAGGLAAPAIAAYGAAGLVAGVHPGARIAAGVADSVNNVANTAVAQAQGAYAAAQGVAAAAQGNYAAAQGAAAALDGAAAAAEGAAYGGLHVAGAHGLAAYAAPAAYAAPGIAAYAAPAALAAPALYGAGYAYAGPQHFPVLTPGGVPVDTLEVQAARAADAVAHANAKALTLG, encoded by the exons ATGAAGGTCCTG GTCGTATTGTGCGCCGTTGTGGTTGTCAGCATGGCTAAGCCTGGCTACCTTGCTGGTGGTCTCGCCGCCCCTGCCATTGCCGCCTACGGTGCCGCCGGTCTCGTTGCCGGAGTTCACCCCGGTGCCCGTATCGCCGCTGGTGTTGCTGACTCCGTCAACAATGTCGCTAACACCGCCGTCGCTCAGGCCCAGGGAGCTTATGCCGCCGCCCAGGGAGTAGCTGCCGCCGCTCAGGGTAACTACGCCGCCGCTCAGGGAGCCGCTGCCGCTCTCGACGGTGCCGCCGCTGCTGCTGAAGGTGCTGCCTATGGTGGTCTCCATGTTGCTGGTGCCCATGGTCTTGCTGCCTACGCCGCTCCTGCCGCTTATGCCGCTCCCGGCATTGCTGCTTACGCCGCTCCTGCTGCTCTCGCCGCCCCCGCCCTGTACGGCGCTGGCTACGCCTACGCCGGTCCCCAGCACTTCCCCGTCCTTACCCCCGGCGGTGTCCCCGTTGATACCCTGGAGGTCCAGGCCGCTAGAGCTGCTGATGCTGTCGCCCACGCCAACGCCAAGGCCCTCACTCTGGGTTAA